A genomic stretch from Falco naumanni isolate bFalNau1 chromosome 4, bFalNau1.pat, whole genome shotgun sequence includes:
- the CCZ1 gene encoding vacuolar fusion protein CCZ1 homolog, with product MAAAAGAGQEKQLAPTLLSFFIYNPKLGPKEGEEEKKILFYHPNEVEKNEKIRNVGLCEAIVQFTRTFSPTKPAKSLHTQKNRQFFHEPEENFWMVMVVRNPIIEKHKDGKPVYEYQEEELLDKVYSSVLQQCYSMYKLFNGTFLKAMEDGGVKVLKERLEKFFHRYLQTLHLQSCDLLDVFCGISFFPLDKMTYLKIQSFINRMEESLNIVKYTAFLYNDQLIWSGLEQDDMRILYKYLTTSLFPRHMEPELAGRDSPIRAEMPGNLQHYGRFLTGPLNLNDPEAKCRFPKIFVNTDDTYEELHLIVYKAMSAAVCFMIDASIPPTLEFCRKLDSIVGPQLTVLASDICEQYNINKRISGAEKEPQFKFIYFNHMNLAEKSTIHMRKTPSVSLASVHPDLMKILGDINSDFSRVDEDEEIIVKAMSDYWVVGKKSDQRELYVILNQKNANLIEVNEEVKKLCATQFNNIFFLD from the exons atggcggcggcggcgggagccggCCAGGAGAAGCAGCTCGCTCCGACCCTGCTCAGTTTCTTCATCTACAACCCCAAGCTGGGGCCCAAAGAGGGAGAG gaagaaaagaagattcTCTTCTATCACCCaaatgaagtggaaaagaatgaaaaaattagaaacGTGGGACTGTGCGAAGCTATAGTACAATTCACAAG gacCTTTAGTCcaacaaaacctgcaaaatcCCTACATACGCAGAAGAATAGACAGTTTTTCCATGAACCTGAAGAAAACTTCTGGATGGTCATG GTTGTACGGAATCCCATAATAGAAAAACACAAAGATGGAAAGCCAGTCTATGAATATCAGGAAGAAGAATTACTG GATAAGGTTTATAGTTCGGTCCTACAGCAGTGCTACAGCATGTACAAG cTTTTCAATGGCACATTCCTGAAAGCCATGGAAGATGGAGGTGTAAAAGTTCTAAAGGAGAGACTAGAGAAGTTCTTCCATCGG TACTTGCAGACACTGCATTTACAGTCTTGTGATCTGCTGGATGTGTTTTGTGGAATCAGCTTCTTTCCACTGGATAAAATGACTTACTTGAAAATTCAGTCGTTTATTAACAGGATGGAAGAAAGCCTCAACATAGTCAAATATACTGCATTTCTCTACAATGATCAGCTTATCTG GAGTGGACTGGAACAAGATGACATGAGAATTTTGTACAAATATCTCACGACATCTCTGTTTCCAAGGCACATGGAGCCTGAG ttagCAGGAAGAGATTCTCCAATACGTGCTGAAATGCCAGGAAATCTACAACACTATGGAAG GTTTCTTACTGGACCTTTAAATCTTAACGATCCAGAAGCAAAATGCCGTTTccccaaaatatttgttaatacTGATGACACTTACGAAGAGCTTCATTTAATTGTTTATAAG GCCATGAGTGCAGCTGTCTGCTTTATGATTGATG CTTCAATTCCACCTACGCTGGAGTTTTGCCGTAAACTGGACAGCATTGTTGGGCCTCAACTCACTGTGTTAGCATCAGACATATGTGAACAATACAACATCAACAAGAGAATATCAGG GGCTGAGAAGGAGCCTCAGTTCAAGTTTATCTATTTCAATCACATGAACTTGGCAGAGAAAAGTACCATTCACATGAGGAAAACACCCAGTGTATCACTTGCATCTGTTCACCCTGACCTCATGAAGATTCTCGGTGACATCAACAGTGACTTCTCCAG AGTTGATGAAGATGAGGAAATTATTGTGAAGGCAATGAGTGATTACTGGGTAGTTGGGAAAAAATCTGACCAGCGAGAACTGTATGTTATTTTGAatcaaaaaaatgcaaatctgaTTGAAGTTAATG aagaaGTAAAGAAACTTTGTGCAACACagtttaataatattttcttcttggatTGA
- the LOC121087116 gene encoding parvalbumin, thymic CPV3 — translation MSLTDYLSPSDIAAALRDCQAPDSFSPKKFFQISGMSKKSSSQIKEIFRILDNDQSGFIEEDELKYFLQRFECGARVLTTSETKTFLAAADHDGDGKIGAEEFQEMVQS, via the exons ATGAGCCTTACAGACTATCTAAGCCCTTCTGatattgctgctgctctgcgGGACTGCCAAG ctccAGATTCCTTTAGTCCCAAAAAATTCTTTCAGATCAGTGGGATGTCTAAAAAGAGTAGCAGCCAAATCAAGGAGATCTTCCGGATTCTCGACAATGATCAAAGTGGCTTTATTGAGGAAGATGAGCTCAA GTATTTCCTTCAGAGGTTTGAGTGTGGAGCCAGAGTGTTAACCACCTCAGAAACCAAGACCTTCTTGGCAGCTGCAGATCATGATGGGGATGGTAAAATTGGGGCTGAAG AATTCCAGGAAATGGTGCAGTCTTAG